In Hahella sp. KA22, one genomic interval encodes:
- a CDS encoding AAA family ATPase, whose product MSKQFSFPFYNTILTHESGVTLTLPGNMTEIAWLNAPSAHVARQFQKRAQRKLLKQGEYVELLHYLPEGETEVRQVKVKVPASRDGGYTGHEITFEAVIWRLRQGEILGVVPALAVACLCWDEEQIMQRVSECIQLEMLRNKRFDSARSLIACQWYASPKVVREEVMLEFYTPAELADLRRQQDEPMIAKTARRMHRSRASVFGLDAYVDTLNRNLLGEFRQSVLVVGPSGCGKTALINEFVKRHFTGANSNKIPWRTTAAQMLQALTQQGGWRHALGLWVREARANSELIYLGNFSELFEVGQYQGNSVSIAEALRDPLTRNEITLIAEVTEEQLAAIDLRAPGYSQLFHIVRFTERGEEEENQIARQAIQAQAELFNIRIAPHAIERIILLQRRYAPYSGYPGKIIRFFENMILAARKDSSAITENEAIAAFCEESGMPRFLVDHQARLDADKVREHFRRRIVGQTQAVEALVRAIITVKAGLAPRGKPIASLLFVGPTGVGKTEMAKTLAQFMFGDEKRLLRFDMSEYSDPYSVTRLTATGEASLVTKVRQQPFSVLLFDEIEKADPAFYDLLLQVLGEGRLTDDHGESANFCSALIIMTSNLGAQQFMQNSVGFSTEDKTDAAAQRHFEQTAAKYFRPELFNRIDQVAPFFALTQEEQMVVLQKEMRRLEGAAGLSNRQVSLNFEPPVWSHLNNLPSDPRYGARSVQRLLRKHVTAHLAPALSARPHEDPLEITATVSADALSFDARVTHLEKRARGYFMELTEKVAAHRRDLQALQESPTWISCLSELDQMDARKRRKRNSFWEDPEQTRRYGELFNLREALTQRIEDAYALENECLSQLLDQQSAMLSEDYEETLRELQTRFDDFLIEVESTLNPHYNQHLLFVYGGQPQLDRLSLWYERWFEKLDHDYTRVWIYLDPDLDANPITEAVPHGEFVKLVTLPPYKVSKEMLTQEELPLIGMGWVLSGACAQYFWRHDHGKVDWATEEDKNAPMYIDFNDAKLDEYEVPAGIHRMKFYKDMKAHRKVREEEYQDERFGDPQTYQDLSGHSERVKHKAARSLQDKLLARLVIRQEKKPEDKKRDAKSAYDDAAGGLQE is encoded by the coding sequence ATGAGTAAACAGTTCAGTTTCCCCTTCTATAACACCATCCTTACCCACGAAAGCGGCGTCACACTCACTCTTCCTGGCAATATGACCGAAATTGCCTGGCTGAACGCCCCTAGCGCCCATGTTGCCCGCCAGTTTCAAAAGCGTGCGCAGAGAAAACTGCTGAAACAGGGCGAATATGTAGAGCTGCTGCACTACCTGCCGGAAGGCGAGACGGAAGTGCGACAGGTGAAAGTAAAGGTCCCGGCCTCCAGAGACGGCGGCTATACAGGACATGAGATTACGTTCGAAGCCGTTATCTGGCGCTTGCGCCAAGGGGAAATCCTCGGCGTGGTTCCAGCCTTGGCCGTCGCCTGCCTCTGCTGGGACGAAGAACAGATCATGCAGCGGGTAAGCGAGTGCATTCAGCTGGAGATGCTGCGTAATAAGCGGTTCGACAGCGCGCGCTCGCTCATCGCCTGTCAGTGGTATGCGTCCCCTAAAGTCGTGCGTGAGGAAGTGATGCTGGAGTTCTACACGCCAGCCGAACTGGCGGACCTGCGTCGCCAGCAGGACGAGCCGATGATCGCAAAGACCGCACGCCGCATGCATCGCAGCCGCGCCAGCGTGTTTGGCCTGGACGCTTACGTAGACACGTTAAACCGCAACCTGCTTGGCGAATTCCGCCAAAGCGTGCTGGTGGTTGGCCCCAGCGGCTGTGGCAAGACCGCGCTCATCAACGAATTTGTGAAGCGACACTTCACCGGCGCCAACAGCAACAAGATTCCCTGGCGCACTACCGCGGCGCAAATGCTGCAAGCCCTGACGCAACAGGGCGGCTGGCGTCACGCACTGGGCTTGTGGGTGCGCGAAGCCCGCGCTAACAGCGAACTCATTTACCTGGGCAACTTTAGCGAGCTGTTCGAAGTTGGCCAGTATCAAGGCAACAGCGTCAGCATCGCCGAAGCCCTGCGCGATCCGCTGACACGCAATGAAATCACCCTCATTGCGGAAGTGACGGAAGAGCAGTTGGCCGCCATTGATTTGCGCGCCCCGGGTTATAGTCAGCTCTTCCATATCGTGCGTTTCACCGAACGCGGCGAGGAGGAGGAAAACCAGATTGCGCGGCAGGCGATTCAAGCTCAGGCGGAACTTTTCAACATTCGCATCGCCCCCCACGCCATTGAACGCATCATCCTGTTGCAACGCCGCTATGCGCCTTATTCCGGCTATCCTGGCAAGATCATCCGCTTCTTTGAAAACATGATCCTGGCGGCCCGCAAAGACAGCAGCGCCATCACTGAAAATGAAGCCATCGCCGCCTTTTGTGAAGAGAGCGGTATGCCGCGTTTTCTGGTGGATCATCAGGCGCGTCTGGACGCAGATAAAGTCCGCGAACATTTCCGTCGCCGCATCGTCGGTCAGACTCAGGCCGTGGAAGCCCTGGTGCGCGCCATCATTACCGTCAAAGCCGGTTTGGCGCCTCGCGGCAAACCCATCGCCTCGCTGCTGTTTGTAGGCCCTACCGGCGTCGGTAAAACGGAAATGGCGAAAACCCTGGCGCAGTTTATGTTCGGGGATGAAAAACGCCTATTGCGCTTCGATATGAGCGAATACAGCGATCCTTATTCCGTCACCCGACTGACCGCCACCGGCGAAGCCAGTCTGGTGACCAAAGTGCGTCAGCAGCCTTTCTCGGTGTTGCTGTTCGATGAAATTGAGAAGGCCGATCCAGCGTTTTACGACCTGTTGCTGCAGGTGCTGGGAGAAGGACGGCTTACCGACGACCACGGCGAGTCCGCCAACTTTTGCAGCGCGCTGATCATCATGACCTCCAACCTGGGGGCTCAGCAGTTCATGCAAAACAGCGTCGGCTTCAGCACGGAAGATAAAACTGACGCCGCCGCCCAACGCCATTTCGAACAGACGGCGGCGAAATACTTCCGCCCGGAACTGTTCAACCGCATTGATCAGGTCGCGCCTTTCTTCGCCCTCACGCAGGAAGAGCAAATGGTCGTGCTGCAAAAAGAAATGCGACGCTTAGAGGGCGCCGCCGGGCTAAGTAATCGTCAGGTCAGTTTGAACTTCGAGCCCCCTGTCTGGAGCCACCTGAACAACCTGCCCTCGGACCCGCGCTACGGCGCCCGCTCTGTGCAGCGACTCTTGCGCAAGCATGTCACCGCCCATCTGGCGCCGGCGCTCAGCGCCCGCCCCCACGAAGATCCCCTGGAGATCACCGCCACCGTCAGCGCAGACGCACTGAGCTTCGACGCCCGCGTCACCCATCTGGAGAAACGCGCCAGAGGCTACTTTATGGAGCTGACCGAGAAGGTCGCCGCCCACCGCCGCGATCTGCAGGCGCTACAGGAGAGCCCCACCTGGATTTCCTGCCTCAGCGAACTTGACCAGATGGACGCGCGCAAACGCCGCAAGCGTAATTCGTTTTGGGAGGACCCGGAGCAAACCCGGCGCTATGGCGAGTTGTTCAACCTGCGCGAAGCGCTTACGCAACGCATAGAAGACGCCTACGCACTGGAAAATGAGTGCCTCAGCCAATTACTGGATCAACAAAGCGCCATGCTCTCGGAAGACTATGAAGAGACATTGCGAGAACTGCAGACGCGCTTTGACGACTTCCTGATCGAAGTCGAGAGCACGCTCAACCCGCACTATAACCAACATCTGCTGTTCGTATACGGCGGCCAGCCTCAACTCGACCGTCTGTCCCTGTGGTACGAGCGCTGGTTCGAAAAATTAGACCATGACTACACCCGGGTATGGATCTATTTAGACCCCGACTTGGACGCCAATCCGATAACGGAGGCCGTCCCCCACGGCGAGTTTGTCAAGCTGGTGACGCTGCCGCCCTATAAAGTCAGCAAAGAAATGCTCACTCAGGAAGAACTGCCTCTGATCGGCATGGGCTGGGTTTTATCCGGCGCCTGCGCGCAATATTTCTGGCGTCATGACCATGGCAAAGTGGACTGGGCCACGGAAGAAGACAAAAACGCGCCGATGTACATCGATTTCAATGACGCCAAGCTTGACGAATATGAGGTTCCCGCCGGCATTCACCGCATGAAGTTTTACAAAGACATGAAAGCCCATCGCAAAGTCCGCGAAGAAGAATATCAGGACGAACGCTTCGGCGACCCGCAGACCTATCAGGATCTTTCCGGGCACTCAGAGCGGGTCAAACACAAAGCCGCCCGATCCCTGCAGGACAAGCTGCTGGCCCGCCTCGTCATCCGTCAGGAAAAGAAACCGGAAGACAAAAAGCGCGACGCTAAATCCGCCTATGACGATGCCGCAGGAGGGCTGCAGGAATGA